In Geopsychrobacter electrodiphilus DSM 16401, a single window of DNA contains:
- the hgcA gene encoding mercury methylation corrinoid protein HgcA produces the protein MTETENCCTPKVAPTDSCCPVNAPDTVQNCCPPKSGKQSCCPPVADHRKPEYKLEGFIENWLDTPIGEIPVVARKLNRVDQFGRIAMRWGIGRNHYAVAPGIYAVGTPDAEAEVLISANYKLSFDVLRRSLGSINAWILVIDTKGINVWCAAGKGTFGTDEIIRCVKKFHLTKLVTHRRLIVPQLGAPGVAAHLVKNGCDFNVVYGPVRAQDLPAFFTYNRQATPAMRRVNFTLLDRIVLTPVEITILYRQIFYTALALLLLGGIGSQVFSTSAALIRGGSAIATGFSGLVAGAVITPVLLPWLPGRAFSLKGIWTGLAIAILLGGSLLPDAGSTIHIALLLQVTAISSYAAMNFTGSSTYTSPSGVEKEMRIAIPCQLIAVVIALGLWLWTAF, from the coding sequence ATGACTGAAACAGAAAACTGTTGCACTCCAAAAGTAGCACCCACCGACAGCTGTTGTCCTGTAAATGCGCCCGACACCGTGCAAAACTGCTGCCCCCCGAAGTCCGGTAAACAATCCTGCTGTCCGCCTGTGGCTGATCACAGGAAACCAGAGTACAAGCTTGAAGGGTTTATAGAAAACTGGCTGGATACGCCCATTGGAGAGATCCCGGTCGTTGCACGCAAACTCAACCGGGTTGATCAGTTTGGACGCATTGCCATGCGTTGGGGCATTGGTCGTAACCATTATGCTGTCGCTCCCGGAATTTATGCCGTCGGCACACCAGATGCGGAAGCTGAAGTTCTGATTTCGGCCAACTATAAACTGAGTTTCGACGTTCTGCGTAGATCATTGGGCAGCATCAATGCCTGGATCCTGGTAATTGATACCAAAGGGATTAACGTCTGGTGCGCTGCCGGCAAGGGAACGTTTGGCACCGATGAGATTATCCGCTGCGTTAAAAAATTTCACCTCACAAAACTGGTTACCCACCGACGCCTGATCGTTCCTCAGTTAGGCGCCCCGGGAGTTGCTGCCCATCTGGTAAAAAATGGGTGCGATTTCAATGTTGTTTACGGCCCGGTCAGGGCTCAGGATCTTCCTGCCTTTTTCACGTACAACCGGCAGGCGACACCGGCGATGAGACGCGTCAACTTCACTCTTTTGGACCGCATTGTTTTAACTCCGGTTGAAATTACAATTCTTTACCGTCAAATTTTCTATACAGCATTAGCTCTCCTGCTGCTGGGGGGCATCGGTAGTCAGGTCTTTTCTACCTCCGCGGCTTTGATTCGTGGTGGTAGCGCCATCGCGACGGGATTTTCGGGGCTTGTCGCTGGAGCAGTCATCACTCCGGTTCTGCTGCCCTGGCTTCCGGGCCGGGCATTCTCCCTCAAAGGTATTTGGACAGGATTGGCGATAGCCATTCTTCTGGGCGGCAGTCTTCTCCCCGATGCCGGGAGCACGATCCATATCGCGTTACTATTACAGGTGACGGCTATCTCAAGTTATGCGGCAATGAACTTCACCGGTTCCTCGACCTACACATCGCCCTCTGGAGTCGAAAAAGAGATGCGAATCGCAATCCCCTGCCAGTTAATTGCGGTTGTTATCGCACTTGGACTCTGGCTGTGGACCGCCTTTTAA
- a CDS encoding 3-deoxy-7-phosphoheptulonate synthase: protein MVQTNNLNIHKVTPIIAPSDLKQVFPLTEKSAQLVYFSREKVKAILHGQDRRLMAVVGPCSIHEPRAAIEYARRLAVLAKEVEDQIFIVMRVYFEKPRTTIGWKGLINDPDLDGSHRISKGLGVARRLFCAITELGLPIASEMLDPITPQYLSDMISWGAIGARTTESQTHREMASGLSFPVGFKNGTDGGLNVATDAMSASLHEHSFLGINFDGRTSIVHTRGNPDVHIVLRGGNSGPNFHPEAIAETTELLQKSNLPTSIMVDCSHANSNKDHTRQGAVLSDVIDQILAGNPALNSVMIESNLEAGNQSIPADLSQLRYGVSITDKCVDWATTEEMLRSARQRLATR from the coding sequence ATGGTACAGACCAACAATCTCAATATTCATAAAGTGACTCCTATTATCGCACCCTCGGATCTGAAGCAGGTCTTCCCCTTAACGGAAAAGAGTGCTCAACTTGTGTACTTTTCACGGGAGAAGGTCAAAGCCATTCTCCATGGCCAGGATCGACGTCTTATGGCAGTTGTTGGCCCCTGCTCAATTCATGAACCGCGAGCTGCCATAGAATATGCCCGTCGCCTGGCCGTCTTGGCCAAAGAAGTTGAAGATCAGATCTTCATCGTGATGCGCGTATATTTTGAAAAGCCACGCACAACGATTGGCTGGAAGGGATTGATAAACGACCCAGACCTCGACGGCAGTCACCGTATCTCAAAGGGCCTGGGAGTTGCGCGCAGGCTTTTTTGTGCCATCACTGAACTCGGTTTACCGATTGCGAGTGAAATGCTCGACCCGATCACCCCTCAATACCTTTCGGATATGATCAGCTGGGGCGCTATTGGCGCTCGTACAACGGAATCACAGACTCATCGTGAAATGGCCAGCGGTCTCTCCTTTCCGGTTGGATTTAAAAATGGCACTGATGGTGGCTTGAATGTTGCCACCGATGCCATGAGTGCCTCTTTGCACGAGCACAGTTTTCTCGGGATTAACTTTGATGGGCGCACCTCAATCGTTCATACCCGCGGTAATCCGGATGTCCATATCGTGCTACGCGGCGGGAACAGTGGGCCCAATTTCCATCCCGAGGCTATCGCCGAAACTACCGAACTACTCCAAAAAAGCAATCTGCCAACTTCAATTATGGTCGACTGCAGTCACGCTAATTCTAACAAGGACCATACCCGTCAGGGAGCCGTTTTAAGTGACGTCATTGACCAGATTCTTGCCGGCAATCCAGCCCTCAATTCGGTTATGATTGAAAGTAACCTTGAGGCTGGCAACCAATCAATTCCGGCAGACTTAAGTCAGTTGCGCTACGGGGTCTCTATAACGGACAAATGTGTTGATTGGGCAACCACTGAAGAGATGCTGAGATCTGCGCGTCAGCGTCTGGCCACCCGCTGA
- a CDS encoding YggT family protein — protein MNTVFIALARLVDLVFNLYIFIVVARALVSWVSPDPYNPIVRFLHNATDPALYRLRKLLPFSTGAIDFSPMILIFLLYLLQGFLVNMLISLGNTF, from the coding sequence ATGAATACCGTTTTTATTGCTTTGGCACGACTGGTCGACCTTGTTTTCAACCTCTATATTTTTATAGTGGTTGCCCGTGCACTGGTCAGCTGGGTTAGCCCTGACCCCTATAACCCGATTGTGCGTTTTTTGCATAATGCCACAGATCCTGCGCTTTATCGGCTGCGCAAATTACTCCCTTTTTCGACTGGCGCCATCGATTTTAGTCCGATGATACTTATTTTTTTACTTTATCTTCTGCAGGGGTTTTTGGTGAACATGCTGATTAGCCTCGGCAACACCTTTTAA
- a CDS encoding DivIVA domain-containing protein — translation MKITPIEIQQHRFKTRVFGYDSSAVDQFLEMIADELESLHKQNNELKEALARTRTVLDQMKSREQALQQTLMTAQQVTEELKNTARKEAELVMVDARMQGEQIVRSADERRLQLIREIQEIKRQKISFESSLRAMVDGHLKLLDMETFTVEECEEDAPLLATQRMQRPLELDR, via the coding sequence ATGAAGATCACTCCGATAGAAATTCAGCAACATCGATTTAAAACCCGCGTCTTTGGTTATGACTCGAGCGCGGTTGATCAATTCCTTGAGATGATCGCTGATGAACTGGAGTCCCTGCATAAGCAGAATAACGAATTAAAAGAAGCTCTCGCTCGGACCCGAACGGTTCTTGACCAGATGAAGAGTCGTGAGCAGGCGCTGCAACAGACCCTGATGACCGCGCAGCAGGTGACAGAAGAGCTTAAGAATACCGCCCGAAAAGAAGCTGAGCTGGTCATGGTCGATGCCCGTATGCAGGGTGAGCAGATTGTCCGTAGCGCCGATGAAAGGCGTCTTCAGCTTATACGTGAAATCCAGGAGATTAAACGTCAGAAAATCTCTTTTGAAAGCAGTTTGCGGGCGATGGTTGATGGTCATCTTAAATTACTGGACATGGAGACCTTCACCGTTGAGGAATGCGAAGAAGATGCGCCGCTCCTCGCAACTCAACGCATGCAGCGACCCCTTGAACTTGATCGCTGA
- a CDS encoding DUF167 domain-containing protein — MLDCLKAHAKGTVLSLHVQPRSSRNQIVGLHGERLKLKLTSPPVEGSANKCCCDYLAKLFKLSKSDIELISGDKARQKRILLHGLDPQSVAVILMAELSSS, encoded by the coding sequence ATGCTAGACTGTCTTAAGGCACATGCCAAAGGAACGGTTCTTAGCCTGCATGTTCAGCCTCGTTCCAGCCGCAACCAGATCGTCGGATTGCATGGCGAAAGGCTCAAACTGAAATTAACTTCCCCTCCGGTGGAGGGTTCTGCAAACAAGTGCTGCTGTGACTATCTGGCAAAACTTTTCAAGTTGTCCAAGTCGGATATTGAGCTGATTTCTGGGGACAAGGCGCGTCAAAAGCGCATCTTGTTACATGGGCTCGATCCACAGAGTGTTGCCGTTATTTTAATGGCCGAACTTTCCAGTTCTTGA
- a CDS encoding FmdB family zinc ribbon protein → MPIYEYECESCGIVFEARQKFSDAPLVACRECGGRVSKQISRAGFALKGGGWYEQGYNNTVPSCSGGEGGGCSGCPKSSNG, encoded by the coding sequence ATGCCCATATATGAATACGAATGTGAATCCTGCGGGATCGTTTTCGAGGCCCGTCAAAAGTTTTCTGATGCCCCACTTGTTGCCTGTCGTGAGTGTGGAGGACGGGTTAGCAAGCAGATTTCCCGCGCCGGTTTCGCTTTGAAGGGTGGCGGCTGGTATGAGCAGGGATACAATAATACCGTCCCCAGTTGCTCAGGAGGTGAGGGTGGTGGCTGTAGCGGTTGCCCCAAGTCGTCAAATGGATAA
- the folD gene encoding bifunctional methylenetetrahydrofolate dehydrogenase/methenyltetrahydrofolate cyclohydrolase FolD, with the protein MAAKIIDGKAIASKMRAAIKAESADLRAKEIIPGLAVVLVGDDPASRVYVSMKEKACTECGIFSDEYKLPAETSEADLLAVIEKLNDDPQIDGILVQLPLPKHINENNILEAILPAKDVDGFHPYNVGRLVTGNPLFRPCTPYGVMKMLEETGVDLNGKNVVVVGRSNIVGKPVALMCLAAHATVTICHSRTLDLPAKVADADIVIAAVGIPAMVKGDWIKEGAVVIDVGVNRVGDKKLVGDVDFEAASKRASAITPVPGGVGPMTITMLLFNTLESAKRRANG; encoded by the coding sequence GTGGCAGCAAAGATAATTGATGGTAAAGCGATCGCATCAAAGATGCGTGCTGCGATCAAGGCTGAATCAGCAGATTTGCGCGCAAAAGAGATCATCCCGGGTTTGGCTGTTGTTTTAGTGGGGGACGATCCCGCCAGCCGGGTTTATGTCTCAATGAAAGAGAAGGCCTGTACTGAATGCGGTATTTTCTCGGATGAATACAAGCTGCCCGCCGAAACATCTGAAGCCGACTTGCTTGCCGTAATTGAAAAGCTTAATGACGATCCGCAGATCGACGGTATTCTGGTGCAACTTCCGCTGCCAAAACATATCAATGAAAATAATATTCTTGAGGCGATTTTACCGGCTAAGGATGTCGACGGTTTTCATCCTTATAATGTCGGCCGCCTGGTAACCGGAAATCCACTGTTTAGACCCTGTACCCCTTATGGTGTTATGAAGATGTTGGAAGAGACCGGGGTTGATTTAAACGGGAAAAATGTTGTGGTTGTTGGTCGTTCTAATATCGTTGGTAAGCCAGTGGCCTTGATGTGTCTTGCCGCACATGCCACTGTGACAATCTGTCACTCTCGGACGCTTGATCTGCCGGCTAAAGTAGCAGATGCCGATATAGTGATTGCCGCCGTAGGGATTCCCGCAATGGTCAAAGGGGATTGGATCAAAGAGGGTGCTGTGGTTATTGATGTCGGGGTGAACCGGGTCGGTGACAAGAAATTGGTTGGCGATGTCGATTTTGAAGCTGCTAGTAAGCGGGCTTCGGCGATCACTCCTGTTCCTGGTGGGGTCGGTCCTATGACGATCACCATGCTACTCTTCAATACACTGGAAAGCGCCAAACGGCGCGCTAATGGCTGA
- the gcvT gene encoding glycine cleavage system aminomethyltransferase GcvT, giving the protein MKKTVLNQVHRDLGARMVEFGGWDMPVQYTGVIAEHLAVRSAAGLFDVSHMGEFEVSGPDAFAFLQYASINDLSVLVDGQVQYSALCYPDGGIVDDITLYRFAAEKYMLCVNAANIDKDFAWLQSLAAQKNGNFQLTNRSADYAQLALQGPTAAVILSSLTSADLLSLKTYHFCTADVAGLSMLISRTGYTGEDGFELYCQPKDAESLWQKLMEQGTPYGLVPVGLGARDTLRLEKAYALYGHELSAEVLPLEARLGWITKLEKSDFCGRSALLKAKSGGIRRQLIGLRLTQPGVPREQYVVRLAGRDVGVVTSGTMSPSSRQGIALALVDTNVAASDESFSIVIRGREVSAEKVKLPFV; this is encoded by the coding sequence GTGAAAAAGACAGTACTGAACCAGGTACATCGCGATCTTGGAGCTCGGATGGTCGAATTCGGCGGATGGGATATGCCGGTGCAGTACACCGGGGTGATTGCTGAACATCTGGCAGTGCGCAGTGCTGCTGGTCTTTTCGATGTATCCCACATGGGTGAGTTTGAAGTCAGCGGCCCCGACGCCTTTGCTTTTTTGCAGTATGCCAGTATCAACGATCTGTCCGTGCTCGTTGATGGTCAGGTGCAGTACAGTGCCTTGTGTTATCCCGACGGCGGGATTGTCGATGATATAACGCTTTATCGGTTCGCCGCTGAAAAATATATGCTCTGTGTCAATGCTGCCAATATTGATAAGGATTTTGCCTGGCTGCAGAGCCTCGCGGCTCAAAAAAACGGTAATTTTCAATTAACTAACCGCAGTGCTGATTATGCCCAGTTAGCCCTGCAGGGCCCCACCGCCGCGGTAATCCTGAGTTCCCTGACTTCTGCTGACCTGCTTTCACTCAAGACTTATCATTTCTGCACTGCGGATGTCGCCGGGCTGTCTATGCTGATCTCACGCACGGGTTATACCGGTGAGGATGGCTTCGAACTTTATTGTCAGCCGAAAGATGCTGAATCGCTCTGGCAGAAGTTGATGGAACAGGGGACACCCTATGGGCTGGTTCCTGTCGGTTTGGGAGCCCGAGATACTCTGAGGCTTGAAAAAGCCTATGCCCTTTATGGACATGAACTGAGTGCAGAGGTTCTGCCACTTGAAGCAAGACTCGGATGGATCACCAAGTTGGAAAAGTCCGATTTTTGCGGGAGAAGTGCGCTTCTCAAAGCGAAGTCTGGAGGAATCCGCCGCCAGTTAATCGGCTTGCGTTTAACGCAACCCGGGGTCCCTCGGGAACAATATGTTGTGCGTCTTGCCGGTCGGGATGTCGGTGTCGTTACGAGCGGCACCATGTCGCCGAGTTCACGACAGGGGATTGCTCTGGCGCTGGTTGACACCAATGTTGCTGCGAGCGATGAATCTTTTTCGATTGTGATCCGTGGGCGTGAAGTCTCTGCTGAAAAAGTTAAACTCCCTTTTGTCTGA
- the gcvH gene encoding glycine cleavage system protein GcvH, whose translation MDFPEELKYTEEHEWVLLEGDLVSIGITDFAQDQLGDVVFVELPEVGDRVELGKAFGVVESVKAVSDIYAPLAGEVVEVNTELPDAPEMINTSPYEDGWMIRIKPDDPSELEELMDASDYQDFVEEE comes from the coding sequence ATGGATTTTCCTGAAGAGTTAAAGTACACCGAAGAGCATGAATGGGTTCTGCTGGAAGGGGATCTCGTCAGTATCGGTATTACCGATTTTGCCCAGGATCAACTTGGTGATGTGGTATTTGTTGAGCTCCCAGAAGTTGGCGATCGGGTTGAACTCGGCAAAGCGTTCGGTGTAGTTGAGTCGGTCAAGGCCGTCTCGGATATCTATGCGCCGCTTGCCGGCGAGGTTGTTGAAGTGAATACTGAATTGCCTGATGCGCCGGAAATGATTAACACCTCTCCCTATGAAGACGGCTGGATGATTCGAATCAAGCCTGATGATCCCTCCGAGCTTGAAGAGTTAATGGATGCCTCCGATTACCAGGATTTTGTCGAAGAAGAGTAA
- the gcvPA gene encoding aminomethyl-transferring glycine dehydrogenase subunit GcvPA — protein MRYLPHSDLEIQSMLKTIGVEQLEELFIGIPENCRLPRALDLDGPLAEAELLRRFQSMAAANAADDSWSQFLGGGYYDHHIPAVIDHLISRSEFYTAYTPYQPEISQGTLQAIYEFQTLICQLTGLDVANASLYDGASACAEAVLMSLRCGRNRTKILLSRGVHPRYREVIATYVRYLDVELIEVPLRADGQTDEKLVAELLAADVAALVVGYPNYLGVVEEIDALAKLAHSSGARMLVAAAEPLAMALYRSPGELGADIVVGEGQSFGLPLTYGGPGVGFIAARQQDMRSLPGRLVGETVDKDGERGFVLTLATREQHIRREKATSNICSNQGICAVMVSIYLALLGKNGLPQLARDNYSRAAYLREQIAALPGYSLPFSAPFFNEFVVSCSQPAAEVLQRLEQQKILAGISLLDDYPEIKNGLLICVTEQNDRAQLDGLVSALNGGAA, from the coding sequence ATGCGTTATCTCCCACACAGTGACCTCGAAATTCAATCAATGCTTAAGACCATAGGTGTTGAGCAGCTTGAAGAACTGTTTATTGGTATCCCGGAAAATTGTCGTCTTCCGCGCGCTCTTGATTTGGATGGCCCACTTGCCGAAGCGGAACTGTTGCGTCGCTTTCAGAGTATGGCCGCAGCGAACGCTGCGGATGACAGTTGGAGTCAATTTTTAGGCGGTGGTTATTACGATCATCATATTCCTGCGGTTATCGATCATCTGATCAGCCGAAGTGAATTTTATACCGCTTACACCCCTTACCAACCTGAAATCAGTCAGGGGACGTTGCAGGCTATTTACGAATTCCAGACACTGATTTGCCAGTTGACGGGGCTTGATGTCGCAAATGCTTCCCTGTACGACGGCGCTTCAGCCTGTGCTGAAGCGGTCCTGATGTCGCTACGCTGTGGACGTAACCGCACCAAAATACTTCTATCGCGCGGAGTCCATCCACGCTACCGCGAGGTTATCGCGACATATGTGCGTTATTTAGACGTTGAGTTGATAGAAGTTCCACTAAGGGCTGACGGTCAAACTGATGAAAAATTGGTCGCTGAATTATTAGCTGCTGATGTCGCGGCCCTGGTGGTCGGTTATCCAAACTATCTGGGTGTGGTCGAAGAGATAGATGCCCTGGCTAAATTAGCGCACAGCTCAGGCGCACGGATGCTCGTTGCTGCTGCAGAGCCTCTGGCTATGGCGCTTTATCGTTCTCCCGGTGAACTGGGTGCTGACATTGTCGTCGGCGAAGGGCAGAGTTTCGGTCTGCCTCTCACCTATGGTGGGCCCGGTGTTGGTTTTATCGCCGCACGCCAGCAGGATATGCGTTCTCTACCGGGGCGTTTGGTCGGCGAAACGGTTGATAAAGATGGTGAACGCGGATTTGTTCTGACCCTGGCCACTCGTGAGCAGCATATCCGCCGCGAAAAGGCGACTTCAAATATTTGTTCAAATCAGGGGATCTGTGCAGTCATGGTCAGTATCTACCTTGCGCTGCTGGGGAAAAACGGGCTGCCTCAGCTGGCGCGGGATAATTATTCTCGCGCAGCCTATCTGCGCGAACAGATTGCCGCTCTTCCCGGGTATTCTCTTCCTTTTTCAGCCCCATTTTTCAATGAGTTTGTTGTTTCCTGCTCACAGCCTGCTGCCGAAGTTTTGCAGCGTCTTGAACAGCAAAAAATTCTGGCAGGAATCAGTTTGCTGGATGATTATCCCGAAATCAAGAATGGTCTGCTGATTTGCGTCACCGAGCAGAATGACAGGGCTCAGCTTGATGGACTTGTTTCTGCGCTTAATGGAGGTGCCGCATGA
- the gcvPB gene encoding aminomethyl-transferring glycine dehydrogenase subunit GcvPB: protein MSAIGSKGLILDENLLFERSTVGRCGYDLPVLDVPATQPESGLLRNSIEGFPELSEVDVVRHYTRLSTWNYGVDSGFYPLGSCTMKYNPKINEVVARLPGFAHLHPATPDHLSQGSLRLMYELQQALCEISGFPALTLQPSAGAHGEFAGMLMVHAWHHARGNKRHKVLIPDTAHGTNPATAALCGYEVVPIASDGVLSVEAVATAMDDDVAALMVTNPNTLGLFETNIREICELVHSRGGLVYCDGANLNALLGACRPGDLGIDVMHFNLHKTFSTPHGGGGPGAGPVGVSESLEPFLPIPVIVKEGTSYRLETDRAHSIGRLRTFASQFGILVRAYAYLLAMGPRGLKKATQLAVLNANYIRARLEGSYHLPYKQRSLHEVVFSDAGLPNDCHTLDIAKRLLDYGYHPPTIYFPLVVHGALMIEPTETESKQEIDEFCDALIAIAEEAKTNPHLLHEAPINARTRRLDETQAARKPKLKWDSRVG, encoded by the coding sequence ATGAGTGCCATAGGCAGCAAGGGATTAATTCTCGACGAAAACCTGCTCTTCGAGCGTTCAACCGTCGGTCGCTGTGGTTATGACCTGCCAGTGCTTGATGTGCCGGCGACCCAACCCGAGAGTGGCCTGTTGCGCAATTCAATTGAGGGCTTCCCCGAACTCTCCGAAGTCGACGTGGTTCGGCATTATACGCGCTTGTCAACCTGGAATTACGGGGTTGACAGCGGTTTCTACCCCTTGGGTAGCTGTACGATGAAATATAATCCGAAAATCAATGAAGTTGTGGCGCGATTACCAGGTTTTGCTCACCTTCACCCCGCAACACCAGACCATCTGTCACAAGGATCGCTACGGTTGATGTATGAATTGCAGCAAGCCCTTTGCGAAATTTCCGGGTTCCCGGCCCTGACCCTGCAGCCTTCGGCAGGCGCTCATGGTGAATTTGCCGGGATGCTGATGGTTCATGCCTGGCATCATGCGCGAGGTAATAAACGGCACAAGGTGTTGATTCCGGATACGGCGCACGGAACAAACCCCGCCACGGCAGCGCTCTGCGGCTATGAGGTGGTGCCGATCGCATCGGATGGTGTGCTCAGCGTTGAAGCGGTGGCCACGGCTATGGATGATGATGTCGCTGCGCTGATGGTGACAAATCCGAATACCTTGGGGCTTTTTGAAACAAATATCCGAGAAATCTGTGAACTGGTCCATAGCCGAGGGGGGTTGGTCTATTGCGATGGCGCCAATCTCAACGCGCTGTTGGGTGCGTGTCGTCCGGGCGATCTGGGGATCGATGTTATGCACTTTAATCTGCATAAAACCTTTTCCACCCCTCATGGAGGCGGCGGCCCCGGTGCGGGTCCCGTTGGCGTAAGTGAGTCCCTTGAGCCCTTTTTGCCGATCCCGGTAATCGTTAAAGAGGGGACGTCATACCGGCTCGAGACCGATCGAGCACATTCGATTGGCCGCTTGCGGACCTTTGCCAGTCAGTTCGGAATTCTTGTGCGTGCTTACGCTTATCTTTTGGCAATGGGGCCTCGGGGACTTAAAAAAGCAACCCAATTGGCTGTTCTCAACGCCAACTATATCCGAGCACGTCTCGAAGGGAGTTATCATCTTCCGTACAAACAGCGGTCATTACATGAGGTCGTTTTCAGTGACGCAGGGCTACCGAACGATTGTCATACGCTGGATATCGCAAAGCGTCTTTTAGATTACGGGTATCATCCTCCGACGATTTATTTTCCTCTGGTGGTTCATGGTGCATTGATGATTGAGCCGACAGAGACTGAGAGCAAACAAGAGATCGATGAGTTTTGTGACGCGCTTATTGCCATTGCCGAAGAGGCAAAGACGAACCCTCATCTGTTACACGAGGCGCCGATCAATGCGCGAACCCGAAGACTTGACGAGACCCAGGCAGCTCGAAAACCGAAATTGAAGTGGGATAGCCGGGTTGGGTGA
- a CDS encoding energy transducer TonB, with the protein MKTNFSKPLRKKSNLFGLFLLVSMLLHLLAGFVLQNNLFTPHPEKKTDETLVALQERKNWLELDQKPLKVAEAPPKEATHIAEANQQVKQETAPKATDHRDQKRVISQREQPAHSSPKKQQPQVKETQPFPQDNRTGDIPLTAAKPMLRPEINLPDLKSLTNLSPLTQARLDRQQDRPEIQLKGDEVWLNLREDDKLISFFRRFRDRIEAVWNYPAEAASKGIQGTLLIKIVVNKKGELLDALPLESSGSDILDYEAIQAIYRAAPFGALPSYYKYDQLKIYAHFQYNLSRSFIYGQP; encoded by the coding sequence ATGAAAACCAACTTCAGCAAACCATTGCGTAAAAAATCGAATTTATTTGGCTTATTCCTGCTCGTATCGATGCTGCTGCACCTACTTGCAGGATTCGTGTTGCAGAATAATTTATTTACCCCCCACCCCGAGAAAAAAACCGATGAGACCCTCGTTGCGCTGCAAGAACGCAAAAATTGGCTCGAATTAGATCAGAAACCGCTGAAAGTTGCGGAAGCCCCCCCTAAAGAAGCAACTCATATCGCCGAAGCCAACCAGCAGGTTAAGCAGGAGACTGCCCCCAAGGCGACCGACCATCGTGATCAGAAACGAGTCATCTCGCAAAGAGAACAACCAGCTCATTCTTCACCTAAAAAACAACAACCTCAGGTCAAGGAGACACAGCCATTTCCGCAGGACAACCGGACTGGAGATATCCCTCTAACTGCAGCGAAACCCATGCTACGCCCAGAAATAAATTTACCCGATTTAAAGAGTTTGACGAATCTCTCGCCCCTGACTCAAGCACGACTGGACCGGCAGCAAGACCGCCCCGAGATTCAACTAAAAGGCGATGAGGTCTGGCTTAATCTGCGCGAGGACGATAAATTAATCTCATTTTTCCGCAGGTTCCGAGATCGGATCGAGGCTGTATGGAACTATCCGGCTGAGGCTGCGAGCAAAGGAATTCAAGGGACCCTTCTGATCAAGATAGTCGTCAATAAAAAGGGGGAGCTGCTTGATGCGCTCCCCCTGGAGAGTTCAGGCTCTGATATTCTCGACTACGAAGCGATTCAAGCCATTTACCGCGCTGCCCCGTTTGGTGCGTTACCGAGCTACTACAAGTATGACCAGCTAAAAATATATGCGCATTTCCAATATAATCTGAGCCGGTCTTTTATTTACGGCCAGCCCTGA